A stretch of Deltaproteobacteria bacterium DNA encodes these proteins:
- a CDS encoding fatty acid desaturase, with protein sequence MSDASDTSVTEMRSGAELNKATKAFAVDERARTWRLWFSTLAVLLLCWLGALLLPQWWARLAAAILTGLCTVRAFIFFHDYLHRAIWVDSRLGGAFMSAVGFLVLAPPSVWRETHNYHHKHNAKLVGSAIGSYPVVTAAMYRGMSEKQRKAYRLVRHPLTMLTGYLTLFALGMCVAPFKRDPKQHWGGPVALALHAAILAGLFAWGGWQAALFGGVIPLAVACAAGSYLFYAQHNFPEIELKGRRDWDYTHAALKSSSLFEMSALMHWFTGEIGYHHVHHLNHRIPFYRLRDAMEAIPELQSPGRTSWRLADVWACLKLDVWDADSGRMVSLRELPPPAAEAPSLKAA encoded by the coding sequence ATGAGCGACGCCAGCGACACGTCCGTGACCGAGATGCGCAGCGGCGCCGAGCTCAACAAGGCCACCAAGGCCTTCGCGGTGGACGAGCGGGCGCGCACCTGGCGGCTCTGGTTCTCCACCCTGGCGGTGCTGCTCCTCTGCTGGCTCGGGGCGCTGCTCCTGCCCCAGTGGTGGGCGCGGCTGGCCGCGGCGATCCTCACGGGCCTGTGCACGGTGCGGGCCTTCATCTTCTTCCACGACTACCTGCACCGGGCGATCTGGGTGGACTCGAGGCTCGGCGGCGCCTTCATGAGCGCGGTGGGCTTCCTGGTGCTGGCCCCGCCGAGCGTCTGGCGCGAGACCCACAACTACCACCACAAGCACAACGCGAAGCTGGTCGGCTCCGCCATCGGCTCCTACCCGGTGGTCACCGCGGCGATGTACCGCGGCATGAGCGAGAAGCAGCGCAAGGCCTACCGCCTGGTGCGCCACCCCCTCACCATGCTCACCGGCTACCTCACCCTCTTCGCCCTGGGGATGTGCGTCGCGCCCTTCAAGCGCGATCCGAAGCAGCACTGGGGCGGCCCGGTGGCGCTCGCGCTCCACGCCGCGATCCTGGCGGGCCTCTTCGCCTGGGGCGGGTGGCAGGCGGCCCTCTTCGGCGGCGTGATCCCGCTGGCCGTCGCCTGCGCCGCGGGCAGCTACCTCTTCTACGCCCAGCACAACTTCCCGGAGATCGAGCTGAAGGGCCGGCGCGACTGGGACTACACCCACGCGGCGCTCAAGAGCTCCAGCCTCTTCGAGATGAGCGCCCTGATGCACTGGTTCACCGGCGAGATCGGCTACCACCACGTGCACCACCTCAACCACCGCATCCCCTTCTACCGGCTGCGCGACGCGATGGAGGCCATCCCCGAGCTGCAGAGCCCCGGCCGCACCTCCTGGCGGCTCGCCGACGTGTGGGCCTGCCTGAAGCTCGACGTCTGGGACGCGGACTCGGGAAGGATGGTCAGCCTGCGGGAGCTGCCTCCACCGGCGGCGGAGGCTCCGAGCCTGAAGGCGGCCTAG
- a CDS encoding fatty acyl-AMP ligase, whose translation MKAAHATLAEAVEKIGELHPENGFTFQDLKGAETTYSFPHLAELTAHRAAGLQAEGLKKGDRIGLIVVEPEDFVITFLAAVRVGIIPVPLYPPLSLGGLDAYAEKTAKILDCAGAKILVASAQLQNVLWGIVGKVPSLDKLLKVETLAEFRGTPEKVEVGPDDIAFLQYTSGSTSDPKGVIVTHASLKANSEAIMGPGLNATPEKTVGVSWLPLYHDMGLIGFVVAPMFWGVKVVFIPTLRFLKRTSVWMETIHRHRGTISFAPPFAFALAARKAKPSDLEKWDLSCVEVLGCGAEPINAEAIRHFNEVFGPGCGLPKTAVLPAYGMAEATLAISLKPLRDEMKTLVVDAEAFQEEGKVVAANGGATIEQVACGSAFPEHEISVKCPEKGEVLGEGLEGEICVKGPSVTPGYFENPTATAATFKGGWLHTGDLGFIKDGQVYVTGRLKDLIILNGRNIHPQTLEWAAAEVDGVRRGNVVAFSRMGDTTEEAIVVLETTSTEHDRIAEQVKAEIQRSVGVPVAEVICVGRGILPKTSSGKLQRRRTRQQFLTGKLGTEGNRVAGSRAGKVTLARHVARSLITRARAAAPSFR comes from the coding sequence ATGAAGGCAGCTCATGCGACCCTCGCCGAGGCCGTCGAGAAGATCGGCGAGCTTCATCCGGAGAACGGTTTCACCTTCCAGGACCTCAAGGGTGCGGAAACGACCTACAGCTTCCCACACCTCGCCGAGCTGACCGCGCACCGCGCCGCCGGCCTGCAGGCGGAGGGCCTGAAGAAGGGCGACCGCATCGGCCTGATCGTCGTCGAGCCCGAGGACTTCGTCATCACCTTCCTCGCCGCGGTGCGCGTCGGCATCATCCCGGTGCCCCTCTATCCGCCCCTCTCGCTCGGCGGCCTCGACGCCTACGCCGAGAAGACGGCCAAGATCCTCGACTGCGCCGGCGCGAAGATCCTCGTCGCCTCCGCTCAGCTGCAGAACGTGCTCTGGGGCATCGTGGGCAAGGTCCCCTCCCTGGACAAGCTGCTCAAGGTCGAGACCCTGGCCGAGTTCCGCGGGACTCCCGAGAAGGTGGAGGTCGGCCCGGACGACATCGCCTTCCTGCAGTACACCTCGGGCTCCACCTCGGATCCCAAGGGCGTCATCGTCACCCACGCCTCGCTGAAGGCGAACTCCGAGGCCATCATGGGCCCCGGCCTGAACGCGACCCCCGAGAAGACCGTGGGCGTCTCGTGGCTGCCGCTCTACCACGACATGGGCCTCATCGGCTTCGTGGTGGCGCCGATGTTCTGGGGCGTGAAGGTCGTCTTCATCCCCACCCTGCGCTTCCTCAAGCGCACCAGCGTCTGGATGGAGACCATCCACCGGCACCGCGGGACCATCTCCTTCGCGCCCCCCTTCGCCTTCGCCCTCGCGGCTCGCAAGGCGAAGCCCAGCGATCTCGAGAAGTGGGACCTCTCCTGCGTCGAGGTCCTCGGCTGCGGCGCCGAGCCGATCAACGCCGAGGCGATCCGGCACTTCAACGAGGTCTTCGGCCCGGGCTGCGGCCTCCCGAAGACCGCGGTGCTGCCCGCCTACGGCATGGCGGAGGCCACCCTGGCGATCTCCCTCAAGCCCCTGCGAGACGAGATGAAGACCCTCGTCGTCGACGCCGAGGCCTTCCAGGAGGAGGGCAAGGTCGTGGCCGCCAACGGCGGCGCCACCATCGAGCAGGTCGCCTGCGGCAGCGCCTTCCCCGAGCACGAGATCTCAGTGAAGTGCCCGGAGAAGGGCGAGGTGCTCGGTGAGGGCCTCGAGGGCGAGATCTGCGTGAAGGGCCCCTCCGTGACCCCCGGCTACTTCGAGAACCCGACGGCGACGGCGGCCACCTTCAAGGGTGGCTGGCTCCACACCGGCGACCTCGGGTTCATCAAGGACGGTCAGGTGTACGTGACCGGCCGCCTCAAGGACCTCATCATCCTCAACGGACGCAACATCCACCCCCAGACGCTGGAGTGGGCGGCCGCGGAGGTGGACGGAGTCCGTCGAGGCAACGTGGTGGCCTTCTCCCGGATGGGAGACACCACCGAGGAGGCGATCGTGGTCCTCGAGACCACCTCGACCGAGCACGATCGCATCGCCGAGCAGGTGAAGGCCGAGATCCAGCGGAGCGTGGGGGTTCCGGTGGCCGAGGTCATCTGCGTGGGTCGCGGCATCCTGCCCAAGACCTCCTCGGGCAAGCTGCAGCGCCGGCGCACCCGGCAGCAGTTCCTCACCGGCAAGCTCGGCACCGAGGGCAACCGCGTCGCCGGGAGCCGGGCCGGAAAAGTAACGCTTGCACGCCACGTCGCGCGGTCCTTGATCACCCGCGCGCGCGCTGCGGCGCCCTCCTTCCGATAA
- a CDS encoding class I SAM-dependent methyltransferase yields MSTQAEVEVSYDVSNEFFRLWLDERMNYTCALYEDTDSLEEAQMKKLHWLADAAKVSPEGRFLDIGCGWGACLEFMATTRGVKDCTGITLSRSQHAEIERRAIPGVKAHVVSYADFQPEQKFDAVTSICMMEHIATPEQVRAGEHIALYRDYFKKAWEWTNPGAWFGLQTILRNRVPRNREHLRDIGWVTQEIFPGGLSLRLEDIMMAVNPYWEIMEVKTRREDYQKTCAEWQRRLRLNETVIREKWGDKVFDDYDRYLGACVTGFENHYQSLAQYALRRID; encoded by the coding sequence ATGTCGACCCAGGCCGAAGTCGAAGTCAGTTACGACGTCTCCAACGAGTTCTTCCGCCTCTGGCTGGACGAGCGGATGAACTACACCTGCGCGCTCTACGAGGACACCGACAGCCTCGAAGAGGCGCAGATGAAGAAGCTGCACTGGCTGGCGGACGCCGCCAAGGTCAGCCCCGAGGGGCGCTTCCTCGACATCGGCTGCGGCTGGGGTGCCTGCCTGGAGTTCATGGCGACCACCCGCGGCGTGAAGGACTGCACCGGCATCACGCTGTCCCGGTCCCAGCACGCCGAGATCGAGCGGCGGGCCATCCCGGGCGTGAAGGCTCACGTCGTCTCCTACGCCGACTTCCAGCCCGAGCAGAAGTTCGACGCCGTGACCTCCATCTGCATGATGGAGCACATCGCCACCCCCGAGCAGGTGCGCGCGGGCGAGCACATCGCCCTCTACCGGGACTACTTCAAGAAGGCCTGGGAGTGGACCAACCCCGGCGCCTGGTTCGGCCTGCAGACCATCCTGCGCAACCGCGTGCCGCGGAACCGCGAGCACCTGCGGGACATCGGCTGGGTGACCCAGGAGATCTTCCCGGGCGGCCTCTCGCTGCGCCTCGAGGACATCATGATGGCCGTGAACCCCTACTGGGAGATCATGGAGGTCAAGACGCGCCGCGAGGACTACCAGAAGACCTGCGCCGAGTGGCAGCGCCGCCTGCGCCTGAACGAGACCGTCATCCGCGAGAAGTGGGGTGACAAGGTCTTCGACGACTACGACCGCTACCTCGGCGCCTGCGTCACCGGCTTCGAGAACCATTACCAGTCGCTGGCGCAGTATGCTCTGCGCCGCATCGACTAG
- a CDS encoding acyl carrier protein — protein MNDQEILGLLKEALAEVAPARAADFDSITLEATIEDLDLDSVSTMEMVGFLEERVDVIFPDEELARVSRLGDLAALIRGERVSA, from the coding sequence ATGAACGATCAGGAGATCCTGGGCCTCCTCAAGGAGGCCCTCGCCGAGGTGGCCCCCGCGCGCGCCGCCGACTTCGACTCCATCACCCTCGAGGCCACCATCGAGGACCTCGACCTCGACTCCGTCTCCACCATGGAGATGGTCGGCTTCCTCGAGGAGCGGGTCGACGTGATCTTCCCCGACGAGGAGCTCGCCCGCGTCAGCCGCCTGGGCGACCTCGCCGCGCTGATCCGGGGCGAGCGCGTCAGCGCCTGA
- a CDS encoding aminotransferase class I/II-fold pyridoxal phosphate-dependent enzyme, translating to MRQPIAIVGMACRFGGANDLHAYWEQAREGRDAFAPVPPDRWDTEVFLSDNPRATDKSYAPHGAWIDDIRAFPALALKIPPRRVEVMDPQQRLSLELALQVFDDAGIAPAEIAARCGVYMGVTATEYRSLLNSRATAALMASGHLGSVEDPEAIARAVERVVPSRPLSAPGALGNMVAATVAQELDLKGPAYTTDAACASAAVAVADAVANLRAGTIDAAVAGGVYICITPDHHIVFSRIGAMSKSGYCRPFDSRADGFVQGDGGGVVLLERLEDAIAKGRRIYAVIEGVSSNNDGRGDGPMAPLDQGQTDVILDGWRDAGLDPMDLGYHEAHGTGTAVGDPTEFKALNRAIGDKARRVALGSSKANIGHTMSGAGVAGLIRAALAVHHSKLPPMAGFEKPRDDIPLEGSPFFVPTREEPWEAERRYASVSSFGFGGTNGFIVLRNLEEAEAGRVATVVGADLQAAPAEQVELVLMSAGSEADLRGLATRTAKVMESDSSLTLAGLARAWAGRPRQSVRLGLTAASREEAIARLRAVGAGEAAEDCFVGEAAEHQKLAFLYPGQGAQRPGMISGIRDRFPVVARTLAEIEAGLGETLSCPLTHLLYPERRAEKVDDETAAAELTATENCQPALLAVGVALTRLLESVGVRPAVVTGHSLGEMTAAVAGGVLTPAGGAAFVAERGRRMAALPGDHGAMCALMTSPDKAEALLVPGAVLANFNHPRQVVASGTTEAIGQVLEKAAAAKVKAVALEVSHGFHSPALDALDCDDLVDGLEIADPADVVCASAIDEVPYADAAAAREVFRRHARAPVLFERAVEECLEAGATIFLQVGAGGPLAAFARGCLPKGQYPVLSLAGIEDEDGGRSLMATLARLFTLGVDLDPRPITAPATVASVPPVVWPTERYWGVKDSAQLGLEVKLSRSAGQAPAEAAKVVAEAPAASPAAPADSATAAVVAAVAKASAYPESSVRMEMTLVDDLGFDSLMVADLVEDLVARVEGLSGVEQDFFLQKPTVGMLVEYVETHQGQAAEVVDDDAPLAALAPIFRPLPLPGTEPATAAGVKILISGDDEALRVAVAAALEARGEEAREVWTLAPEAAATDGVADLVVWCAASGARPDEDRAAALLAALAHQAREKASPDLLLLRREQDASAEALSGVVRAVAKEWPEARTKALSFAEGTEPAAIAARVLTEWRSDDRSVDVCYRGDERLVAGLAPLAAPQPLDLAGETFLVSGGTRGIGGKLAARLLEGGARVVLLGRSAPSAEMQAVLEAAGERASVLAADVTDRAALEAALEALPGGRPEITRVIHAAGVLADGALESVKAEAGALARAVKVQGFGNLIAVAGKSLRHALAIGSWAGRFGNKHQAHYAAANAGLAGLTGLLGLELPVVVAEFGPWSDSEMVATIPEAVQAAMRAEGVDFVGTEAGLAALIEDLARPTGVVVHGRRLPLLQRRYQASETLSVETHPYLLDHALEGTPVLPLAAAADLLADAGGLTPPFELRDLRLFGGVAVAKGEGTRIGLEARGGKLRLTRGEKRQLAYEARVAPLGELELPPPREGGEAPGLSLKAFYDEVTFHGPLLQGITAIEGVGEDFVRGRVRTGLPRDWIPGTHRERWSVDPLALDSAMQLSGYVAWTKLGRAGTPVSIGRLCQLAPLPAGEVLAEVTFDAPDPGAASDRFVGTVRLRDASGQLLLLCEEVVANLEKAEAPEVAASEAGPAAAPSFDPASVDPGEWPEVKDLELRLSMAEAAGIANPYFRVHQGTARDTSTVDGRALKNFSSYNYLGLSGDPRVVEQVGVAVARYGTSVSASRVASGERPFHGELEKELAAAQGAEDALVFTAGHATNVNAIGHLFGEKDLVLHDELIHDSILQGIHLSGAARRGFRHDDPSHLEAQLAQLRGHYEKVLIVVEGVYSMDGDVCQLPAYVELKERYGCLLMVDEAHSFGVIGATGRGVGEHHGVPGSKVDLWMGTLSKSLASCGGWIAGSERLVRYLRYTAPGFVYSAGLTPANGVAALASLRLMLAEPERVTRLQEGARRFRQALVDHGVDTGPARGESAVVPAVTGNSMHALLLSARLLEQGINVQPIMYPAVADDAARLRFFLSCLHTDAQLDETAEAVATTLAKLREEMPA from the coding sequence ATGCGCCAACCGATCGCGATCGTCGGGATGGCCTGCCGCTTCGGCGGCGCAAACGACCTTCACGCCTACTGGGAGCAGGCGCGAGAGGGGCGCGATGCCTTCGCGCCCGTCCCGCCGGATCGGTGGGACACCGAGGTCTTCCTCTCCGACAATCCGCGGGCGACGGACAAGTCCTACGCGCCCCACGGCGCGTGGATAGACGACATCCGGGCCTTCCCGGCCCTGGCGCTGAAGATCCCGCCGCGGCGGGTCGAGGTCATGGATCCGCAGCAGCGCCTCTCCCTCGAGCTGGCCCTGCAGGTCTTCGACGACGCCGGCATCGCCCCGGCCGAGATCGCCGCGCGCTGCGGCGTCTACATGGGCGTCACCGCCACCGAGTACCGCTCGCTCCTCAACAGCCGGGCCACCGCGGCCCTGATGGCCAGCGGCCACCTCGGCAGCGTCGAGGATCCCGAGGCCATCGCCCGGGCCGTCGAGCGGGTCGTGCCCTCCCGGCCCCTCTCGGCGCCGGGCGCGCTGGGCAACATGGTGGCCGCCACGGTCGCCCAGGAGCTGGACCTCAAGGGCCCCGCCTACACCACCGACGCGGCCTGCGCCTCGGCGGCGGTGGCCGTCGCCGACGCCGTGGCCAACCTGCGGGCCGGCACCATCGACGCGGCCGTGGCCGGCGGCGTCTACATCTGCATCACCCCCGACCACCACATCGTCTTCAGCCGCATCGGCGCCATGAGCAAGAGCGGCTACTGCCGCCCCTTCGACTCCCGGGCCGACGGCTTCGTGCAGGGCGACGGCGGCGGCGTGGTCCTCCTCGAGCGCCTCGAGGACGCCATCGCCAAGGGCCGGCGGATCTACGCCGTCATCGAGGGCGTCTCCTCGAACAACGACGGCCGGGGCGACGGCCCCATGGCGCCCCTCGACCAGGGCCAGACCGACGTCATCCTCGACGGGTGGCGGGACGCCGGCCTCGACCCGATGGACCTCGGCTACCACGAGGCCCACGGCACCGGCACCGCGGTGGGCGATCCCACCGAGTTCAAGGCCCTGAACCGGGCCATCGGCGACAAGGCGAGGCGGGTCGCGCTCGGCTCCTCGAAGGCGAACATCGGCCACACGATGTCCGGCGCCGGCGTGGCGGGCCTGATCCGCGCCGCCCTCGCGGTGCACCACTCGAAGCTGCCGCCCATGGCGGGCTTCGAGAAGCCCCGGGACGACATCCCCCTCGAGGGCTCCCCCTTCTTCGTCCCCACCCGGGAGGAGCCCTGGGAGGCCGAGCGCCGCTACGCCAGCGTGAGCTCCTTCGGCTTCGGCGGCACCAACGGCTTCATCGTCCTTCGCAACCTCGAGGAGGCCGAGGCCGGCCGCGTCGCCACGGTGGTCGGCGCCGACCTCCAGGCCGCCCCGGCCGAGCAGGTCGAGCTGGTCCTGATGAGCGCCGGCAGCGAGGCCGACCTGCGCGGTCTCGCCACCCGCACCGCGAAGGTGATGGAGAGCGACTCGTCCCTCACCCTGGCCGGGCTCGCCCGGGCCTGGGCCGGCCGGCCGCGCCAGAGCGTGCGCCTGGGCCTCACGGCCGCGAGCCGCGAGGAGGCCATCGCCCGCCTGCGGGCCGTCGGCGCCGGTGAGGCGGCCGAGGACTGCTTCGTCGGTGAGGCGGCCGAGCACCAGAAGCTCGCCTTCCTCTACCCGGGGCAGGGCGCCCAGCGCCCCGGCATGATCTCGGGCATCCGGGATCGCTTCCCGGTGGTGGCCCGCACCCTGGCCGAGATCGAGGCGGGGCTGGGTGAGACCCTGAGCTGCCCCCTGACCCACCTCCTCTACCCGGAGCGGCGGGCCGAGAAGGTCGACGACGAGACGGCGGCCGCCGAGCTCACCGCCACCGAGAACTGCCAGCCGGCCCTCCTCGCGGTGGGCGTGGCGCTGACCCGCCTCCTCGAGAGCGTGGGCGTGCGCCCGGCGGTGGTCACCGGCCACTCCCTCGGAGAGATGACCGCCGCGGTCGCCGGCGGCGTGCTCACCCCCGCCGGCGGCGCCGCCTTCGTGGCGGAGCGCGGGCGCCGGATGGCCGCCCTGCCCGGCGATCACGGGGCGATGTGCGCCCTGATGACCTCGCCCGACAAGGCCGAGGCCCTGCTGGTCCCCGGCGCCGTGCTGGCGAACTTCAACCATCCCCGCCAGGTCGTCGCCTCGGGCACCACCGAGGCCATCGGGCAGGTGCTCGAGAAGGCCGCCGCCGCGAAGGTGAAGGCCGTCGCCCTGGAGGTCTCCCACGGCTTCCACTCGCCGGCCCTCGACGCCCTGGACTGCGACGACCTGGTGGACGGGCTCGAGATCGCCGATCCGGCCGACGTCGTCTGCGCCTCGGCCATCGACGAGGTGCCCTACGCCGACGCCGCGGCGGCCCGCGAGGTCTTCCGCCGGCACGCCCGCGCGCCGGTGCTCTTCGAGCGCGCCGTCGAGGAGTGCCTGGAGGCCGGGGCCACGATCTTCCTGCAGGTGGGTGCCGGCGGCCCCCTGGCCGCCTTCGCCCGCGGCTGCCTCCCCAAGGGGCAGTACCCGGTCCTCTCCCTGGCGGGGATCGAGGACGAGGACGGCGGCCGCTCGCTGATGGCGACCCTGGCCCGCCTCTTCACCCTCGGCGTCGATCTCGACCCCCGGCCGATCACCGCCCCCGCCACCGTCGCCAGCGTGCCGCCGGTGGTCTGGCCCACCGAGCGCTACTGGGGCGTGAAGGACTCGGCCCAGCTGGGCCTCGAGGTGAAGCTCTCCCGCTCGGCCGGGCAGGCGCCGGCCGAGGCCGCGAAGGTCGTCGCCGAGGCGCCGGCCGCGAGCCCGGCCGCCCCGGCCGACTCCGCCACGGCGGCGGTGGTCGCCGCGGTGGCCAAGGCCAGCGCCTACCCCGAGAGCTCCGTCCGGATGGAGATGACCCTGGTCGATGACCTGGGCTTCGACTCCCTGATGGTGGCCGACCTGGTCGAGGACCTCGTCGCCCGCGTCGAGGGGCTCTCCGGCGTCGAGCAGGACTTCTTCCTCCAGAAGCCCACCGTCGGGATGCTGGTCGAGTACGTCGAGACCCACCAGGGTCAGGCCGCCGAGGTGGTCGACGACGACGCGCCCCTCGCGGCGCTGGCGCCGATCTTCCGTCCCCTCCCGCTGCCCGGGACGGAGCCCGCCACCGCCGCCGGGGTGAAGATCCTGATCAGCGGTGACGACGAGGCGCTGCGCGTCGCGGTCGCCGCCGCCCTCGAGGCCCGGGGCGAGGAGGCGCGCGAGGTCTGGACGCTGGCCCCCGAGGCCGCCGCCACCGACGGCGTGGCCGACCTGGTGGTCTGGTGCGCCGCCTCCGGCGCCCGCCCCGACGAGGACCGCGCCGCGGCCCTGCTGGCGGCCCTGGCCCACCAGGCCCGGGAGAAGGCGAGCCCCGATCTGCTCCTCCTGCGCCGGGAGCAGGACGCGAGCGCGGAGGCCCTCTCGGGCGTCGTGCGGGCGGTGGCCAAGGAGTGGCCCGAGGCCCGGACGAAGGCCCTCTCCTTCGCGGAGGGCACGGAGCCCGCCGCCATCGCCGCCCGCGTCCTGACCGAGTGGCGCTCGGACGATCGCAGCGTCGACGTCTGCTACCGCGGCGACGAGCGGCTCGTCGCCGGCCTCGCGCCCCTGGCCGCCCCTCAGCCCCTCGACCTCGCCGGCGAGACCTTCCTGGTCTCCGGCGGCACGCGGGGCATCGGCGGCAAGCTCGCCGCGCGCCTGCTGGAGGGTGGCGCCCGGGTGGTCCTCCTGGGCCGCTCCGCGCCCTCCGCCGAGATGCAGGCGGTGCTCGAGGCCGCTGGCGAGCGGGCCAGCGTGCTCGCCGCGGATGTCACCGATCGCGCCGCCCTCGAGGCCGCGCTCGAGGCCCTCCCGGGCGGCCGCCCGGAGATCACCCGCGTGATCCACGCCGCCGGCGTCCTCGCCGATGGCGCCCTCGAGTCCGTGAAGGCCGAGGCCGGCGCCCTCGCCCGCGCGGTGAAGGTGCAGGGCTTCGGGAACCTCATCGCGGTGGCCGGCAAGAGCCTGCGCCATGCGCTGGCCATCGGCTCCTGGGCCGGGCGCTTCGGCAACAAGCACCAGGCCCACTACGCCGCCGCCAACGCCGGCCTCGCGGGCCTGACCGGGCTCCTCGGCCTGGAGCTGCCGGTGGTGGTCGCCGAGTTCGGCCCCTGGAGCGACTCGGAGATGGTGGCCACCATCCCCGAGGCGGTGCAGGCGGCGATGCGGGCCGAGGGCGTCGACTTCGTGGGCACCGAGGCCGGCCTCGCCGCGCTGATCGAGGACCTCGCCCGGCCCACGGGCGTGGTCGTCCACGGGCGCCGCCTGCCGCTGCTGCAGCGCCGCTACCAGGCCAGCGAGACCCTCTCGGTGGAGACCCACCCCTACCTCCTCGACCACGCCCTGGAGGGCACGCCGGTGCTGCCCCTGGCCGCGGCGGCCGATCTCCTGGCCGACGCCGGTGGCCTCACGCCGCCCTTCGAGCTGCGCGACCTGCGCCTCTTCGGCGGCGTGGCGGTGGCGAAGGGGGAGGGCACCCGCATCGGCCTCGAGGCCCGCGGCGGCAAGCTGCGCCTGACCCGGGGCGAGAAGCGGCAGCTGGCCTACGAGGCCCGCGTCGCGCCCCTGGGCGAGCTCGAGCTGCCCCCGCCCCGCGAGGGCGGCGAGGCGCCGGGGCTCTCCCTGAAGGCCTTCTACGACGAGGTCACCTTCCACGGACCCCTGCTGCAGGGCATCACCGCCATCGAGGGGGTGGGGGAGGACTTCGTCCGCGGCCGGGTCCGCACCGGCCTGCCGAGGGACTGGATCCCCGGCACCCACCGGGAGCGCTGGAGCGTCGATCCGCTGGCCCTCGACAGCGCCATGCAGCTCTCGGGCTACGTGGCCTGGACGAAGCTGGGGCGGGCGGGCACGCCGGTCTCCATCGGGCGGCTCTGCCAGCTGGCGCCCCTGCCCGCGGGCGAGGTGCTCGCCGAGGTGACCTTCGACGCGCCGGATCCCGGCGCCGCCTCCGATCGCTTCGTGGGCACGGTCCGCCTGCGGGACGCGAGCGGCCAGCTGCTGCTCCTCTGCGAGGAGGTCGTGGCCAACCTGGAGAAGGCCGAGGCCCCCGAGGTCGCGGCGAGCGAGGCCGGCCCGGCCGCGGCGCCGAGCTTCGATCCGGCGAGCGTCGATCCGGGCGAGTGGCCCGAGGTGAAGGACCTCGAGCTGCGCCTCTCGATGGCCGAGGCCGCGGGGATCGCGAACCCCTACTTCCGGGTCCACCAGGGCACCGCCCGCGACACCTCCACGGTGGACGGCCGGGCCCTCAAGAACTTCTCCTCCTACAACTACCTGGGCCTCTCGGGCGATCCCCGGGTGGTGGAGCAGGTGGGGGTGGCGGTCGCGCGCTACGGGACCTCGGTCTCGGCGTCCCGCGTCGCCTCGGGGGAGCGGCCCTTCCACGGTGAGCTCGAGAAGGAGCTGGCCGCGGCGCAGGGCGCCGAGGACGCCCTCGTCTTCACGGCGGGCCACGCCACTAACGTGAACGCCATCGGGCACCTCTTCGGCGAGAAGGACCTGGTCCTCCACGACGAGCTGATCCACGACTCGATCCTCCAGGGCATCCACCTCTCCGGCGCCGCCCGGCGGGGCTTCCGCCACGACGATCCCTCCCACCTCGAGGCCCAGCTCGCGCAGCTGCGAGGCCACTACGAGAAGGTGCTGATCGTGGTCGAGGGGGTCTACTCGATGGACGGCGACGTCTGTCAGCTGCCGGCTTACGTCGAGCTCAAGGAGCGCTACGGCTGCCTGCTGATGGTGGACGAGGCCCACTCCTTCGGGGTCATCGGCGCCACCGGCCGCGGCGTGGGCGAGCACCACGGCGTCCCCGGCTCGAAGGTCGACCTCTGGATGGGCACCCTCTCCAAGAGCCTCGCCTCCTGCGGCGGCTGGATCGCCGGCAGCGAGCGCCTGGTGCGCTACCTGCGCTACACCGCCCCCGGCTTCGTCTACTCGGCGGGCCTGACCCCGGCCAACGGGGTGGCGGCGCTGGCCTCCCTGCGCCTCATGCTGGCGGAGCCCGAGCGGGTGACGCGGCTGCAGGAGGGCGCCCGGCGCTTCCGCCAGGCCCTGGTCGATCATGGCGTCGACACCGGCCCGGCCCGGGGCGAGTCGGCGGTGGTGCCGGCGGTGACCGGCAACTCGATGCACGCCCTCCTGCTCTCGGCGCGCCTGCTGGAGCAGGGGATCAACGTGCAGCCGATCATGTACCCGGCGGTGGCGGACGACGCGGCGCGCCTGCGCTTCTTCCTCTCCTGCCTGCACACCGACGCCCAGCTCGACGAGACCGCCGAGGCGGTGGCCACGACCCTGGCGAAGCTGCGGGAGGAGATGCCCGCGTAG
- a CDS encoding 4'-phosphopantetheinyl transferase superfamily protein produces the protein MRVRLRLADPGSLSSAELVRARALLGEEERAYLERCRHPRRQREYLVGRALLRLTLAERLGEPAAALAFEEGERGRPGLIGAPEGAPSFNLSHTQGLLVLALAPAQSSVGVDLEYTPRRLELDRLARRHFTEAEHAAMLALPEEVQRERFFELWTLKEAYMKARGLGFALPSRSFGFGIEGGRVVSFRPEAGREDEAGSWSFSLDTPTATHQVAVAAFTGGEGVEFVSEWVRSLD, from the coding sequence ATGCGAGTCCGCCTGCGCCTCGCCGATCCGGGAAGCCTCTCCTCCGCCGAGCTCGTGCGGGCGAGGGCGCTCCTCGGCGAGGAGGAGCGCGCCTACCTCGAGCGCTGCCGCCATCCCCGCCGGCAGCGGGAGTACCTCGTCGGGCGGGCCCTGCTGCGCCTCACCCTGGCCGAGCGGCTGGGGGAGCCCGCCGCGGCCCTGGCCTTCGAGGAGGGAGAGCGGGGGCGGCCCGGGCTGATCGGGGCGCCCGAGGGGGCTCCGAGCTTCAACCTCTCCCACACCCAGGGCCTCCTGGTGCTGGCCCTGGCGCCGGCGCAGTCCTCGGTGGGGGTCGATCTCGAGTACACCCCGAGGCGGCTGGAGCTCGACCGGTTGGCCCGGCGACACTTCACCGAGGCAGAGCACGCGGCGATGCTCGCCCTCCCCGAGGAGGTGCAGCGGGAGCGCTTCTTCGAGCTGTGGACCCTGAAGGAGGCCTACATGAAGGCGAGGGGCCTCGGCTTCGCGCTGCCGTCACGGTCCTTCGGGTTCGGGATCGAGGGGGGGAGGGTGGTGAGCTTCCGGCCGGAGGCCGGGCGCGAGGACGAGGCGGGGTCGTGGTCCTTCTCTCTCGACACGCCGACGGCCACGCACCAGGTGGCCGTGGCGGCGTTCACAGGGGGTGAGGGGGTCGAGTTCGTCAGCGAGTGGGTCAGGTCGCTCGACTGA